AAGACATGGCAGCCAGCCTCGAAGGCGTGCACCGCATAGTCGGCATGGCTGTCCGAATAGGTGGCGATGCAGGCAAGGTCCGGTTTCTCGTCGCGCAGTGCGTCCTCGAACGAACGACGGATCTCGTGACCCGCCAGCCCGCCGGGCAGCGGCACGTCCGAACGGTTGACGAGGGCCGCAATCTCGAAGCCCGGATTGTTGTAGTAGGCCAGCGCGTGGCTGCGGCCCATATTGCCCAGGCCGGCAACGACAACGCGGAGGGGTTTGGTCGAAGTCACTTTGATGTCCTGTGTCGGGTTTCTTTGTTGTTGCTTTGAGGACGGCGCTTACTTCACCGCGCCTGAGGTGATGCCGCGGATGAGCTGCCGCGAGAAGATCAGATAGAGGACCAGCACCGGCAGGATCGCCAGCGACAGCGCCGCCAGGATAGCGTTCCAGTTGGTAACGAACTGGCCAAGGAAGATCTGCGCGCCGAGCGTCACCGTCTTGGTGGCCTCCGACGGCGCCAGGATCAGCGGGAACCACAGATCGTTCCAGATCGGGATCATGGTGAACACGGCGACCGTGGCCATGGCCGGGCGGACCAGCGGCAACACCAGCCTGAAGAAGATCGTGTATTCGGAGAGCCCGTCGATGCGGCCGGCATTTTTTAGATCGTCCGACACGCCCTTCATGAATTCCGAAAGAATGAAGATAGCGAGCGGCAGGCCCTGTGCGGTGTAGACCAGGATCAGTGCCGTCAACGTGTTGACCAGCCCCGAAGCCACCATCAGCTGCAGGATGGCGACAGTACCGAGGCGGATCGGGATCATGATGCCGAGCGCCAGGTACAAGCCCATCAGCGTGTTGCCGCGGAAGCGGTATTCCGACAGGGCGAAGGCGGCCATGGCGCCGAACAGCAGCACGAAGAACAGCGAGACGACGGTGACGATCAGGCTGTTCTGGAAATAGAGGAAGAAATCGCCCTGGCCGAACACGGTGGTGTAGCCGATCAGGTCGAAGGTCTTCGGCGTCGGCGGCGTCAGCGGCTGCTGAAAGATCGCCTGGCGCGACTTGAACGAGTTGATGACGACGACGAAGACCGGGAACAGCGCGATGACGGTGTAGGTCAAAAGGATCGCGTGCGCGCCGATCGTGCGCGGCAGGGAAGAGGTGGCCTTACTCATCGTGACGCCCTCAGAACTGGTAGCGGCGCAGGCGCCGCTGCACGAGGAAGAGATAGAAGCAGACGCCGATCAGGATGATCAGGAACATCATGGTGGCGATGGTGGCGCCCATGTTCGGATCGCCGACCTGCAACTGGAAACCGAAGAAGGCGCGATAGAGGAAGGTGCCCAAGATATCGGTCGAGTAGTTCGGCCCGGCCAAGGCGCCCTGCGCGGTGTAGATCAGGTCGAAGGCGTTGAAATTGCCGACGAAAGTGAGGATCGAGATGATGCCGATGGCAGGCAGGATCAGCGGCAGCTTGATCTTCCAGAACTGCGACCAGCCGGTGACGCCGTCGCATTCGGCCGCCTCGATCACCTCTTCCGGGATGGACAGAAGCGCTGCGTAGATCAGCATCATCGGGATACCGACGAACTGCCAGACCGAGATCAGGCTGAGTGCGGTGAGCGCGTATTCTTCCTTGCCGAGCCACGGCGTGAACAGGCTTTTCAGGCCGACCATGCCGAGCAGGTCGGGTGCCACGCCCCAGATCGGCGACAGGATCAGCTTCCAGGCGAAGCCGACGATGACGAAGGACAGGATCGTGGGGATGAAGATCGCGGTACGGTAGAAGGCGGTGAAACGCAGCTTCGGGCTGGAGAGCAGCGCCGCCAGCATGACACCGATCGGGTTCTGCACCAGCATGTGGATGATGAAGAACCAGACATTGTTCTTCAGCGCGTTCCAGAAATTGAACGACCAGTTGGGGTCGCCGAACAAGGTGCGGAAGTTGTCGAAGCCGACAAAGGTTTGCACCTGCTCGATGCTACGGAACAGCGAGAGCTGCAGCGTGCCGAACAGCGGCAGGATCATAACGGCCGTGTAGACGAGCACCGCCGGCGCCAGGAAGACGCCGATGTGCAAACGGAACGGTTTTTTCGATGCTGCAGCCATGAGTTCGGTCCTTACCGCCTCGGGTGTCGCCGTCAAATTGTGAGAATGCCGCCCCTCGCCTGCCCGCCGAGATTTTCCCCGAACATCCGGGGAAACGACAGACATGAAGCCGGCGCCCCTTCTCCAGTCTTCAAAGGAAGAGCGTAAGGGCGAGGAACCGCGCCGACAATCAGAATCTACAGTTCGGGACAGGCCGGGCCGCGATAAACGCGGCCCGGTCGTTTCACAGTCTTACTTCGCCGGCTTGTACCAGCTGTCGAGACCCTTCTGCAGCTTACCGGCTGCGACTTCCGGGGTGTCGGTGCCGTTGATGACGTTGGCCGATTCAACCCAGGTCTCGTTTTCGAGGTTCGGCGTGCCGCGCGACAGAACCTGATAGGTCGAGCGGATCGTCGGCTTGCACTTCTCGCGCCAGGAGACGAATTCCTGCGCCAGCGGATCCGCCATCTTCACCGGCGCGGAGTTCAGGCTGAAGAAGCCTGGCAGCGCGTTGGCATAGATGCCGGCGAATTCCGGCGAGGCGACCCAGGTCAGGAAGGTTTTTGCCGCGTCGGCGTTCTTGCTCTTGGCGTTGAGGCCGATGCCGATGTCGGTGTGGTCGGAGATGTAGCAGGTGTCGCCTGCCTTGCCGACCGGCGGCGGGAAGGCGCCCATCTTGAACTGCGCCTGGGTGTTGAACAGGCCGATCTCCCACGAGCCGGCCGGATAGATGGCGGCGCGGCCGAGCGTGAAGAGGTTCTGGCTGTCCGGATAGGTCTGCGCCTCGAAGCCGTCGCCGAGATAAGGCTTCCACTTGACGAGTTCGGCATAGGGTTCGACCCAGTCCTTGTCGGTCAGCTTCTGCTTGCCGGCGATCAGAGCGAGACGGCCCTCTTCACCCTTCCAGTAGTTCGGACCGATGTTCTGGTAGCCCATGGTGGCGGCTTCCCAGAGGTCCTTGGTGCCCATCGCCATCGGGATGTAGGTGCCGTCGGCCTTGATCTTGTCGAGCGCGGCGAAGAATTCGTCGCGGGTCTGCGGCACCTTGAGGCCGAGCTTGTCGAAGGCGTCCTTGTTGTAGATGAAGCCGTGGATGACCGAGGCCATCGGCACGCAGAAGGTGGCCGAACCATCGTCGGTCGACCATGCGGACTTGGCCACGCTGGAGAAATTCTCCATGCCGGACAGCTTGGTCAGGTCGGCGAGATCGCCCTTCTTGTAGAGTTCGAGCGACTTGTCGAACGGA
The genomic region above belongs to Mesorhizobium terrae and contains:
- a CDS encoding carbohydrate ABC transporter permease, producing the protein MSKATSSLPRTIGAHAILLTYTVIALFPVFVVVINSFKSRQAIFQQPLTPPTPKTFDLIGYTTVFGQGDFFLYFQNSLIVTVVSLFFVLLFGAMAAFALSEYRFRGNTLMGLYLALGIMIPIRLGTVAILQLMVASGLVNTLTALILVYTAQGLPLAIFILSEFMKGVSDDLKNAGRIDGLSEYTIFFRLVLPLVRPAMATVAVFTMIPIWNDLWFPLILAPSEATKTVTLGAQIFLGQFVTNWNAILAALSLAILPVLVLYLIFSRQLIRGITSGAVK
- a CDS encoding carbohydrate ABC transporter permease codes for the protein MAAASKKPFRLHIGVFLAPAVLVYTAVMILPLFGTLQLSLFRSIEQVQTFVGFDNFRTLFGDPNWSFNFWNALKNNVWFFIIHMLVQNPIGVMLAALLSSPKLRFTAFYRTAIFIPTILSFVIVGFAWKLILSPIWGVAPDLLGMVGLKSLFTPWLGKEEYALTALSLISVWQFVGIPMMLIYAALLSIPEEVIEAAECDGVTGWSQFWKIKLPLILPAIGIISILTFVGNFNAFDLIYTAQGALAGPNYSTDILGTFLYRAFFGFQLQVGDPNMGATIATMMFLIILIGVCFYLFLVQRRLRRYQF
- a CDS encoding ABC transporter substrate-binding protein, giving the protein MKTKLLTALLLGSSVLGLAGTASAADVTLNIESWRGDDLAIWKDKLIPAFEAKNPGIKVVFAPSAPTEYDAALGAKLAAGSAGDLITCRPFDKSLELYKKGDLADLTKLSGMENFSSVAKSAWSTDDGSATFCVPMASVIHGFIYNKDAFDKLGLKVPQTRDEFFAALDKIKADGTYIPMAMGTKDLWEAATMGYQNIGPNYWKGEEGRLALIAGKQKLTDKDWVEPYAELVKWKPYLGDGFEAQTYPDSQNLFTLGRAAIYPAGSWEIGLFNTQAQFKMGAFPPPVGKAGDTCYISDHTDIGIGLNAKSKNADAAKTFLTWVASPEFAGIYANALPGFFSLNSAPVKMADPLAQEFVSWREKCKPTIRSTYQVLSRGTPNLENETWVESANVINGTDTPEVAAGKLQKGLDSWYKPAK